Genomic segment of Candidatus Spechtbacterales bacterium:
TCTTTTTTTGCTATATAAATTTCTCCTCTAACCTCCACCTCTTCACTTAAAATTATCTCATTGGCTGTTTTTTGCAGTTCTTTATTATTAAGAGTGGAGTGAGTATGTAAGCGCAAGGGTATGCTTTCTATTGTCCTGGCATTACTTGTTATGTCTTCCCCTACTCTGCCGTTTCCCCGTGTTGCGGCCTGGTAAAGCACTCCTTTTTTATATTTTAAAGAAAGAGCAAGCCCGTCCGCCTTAACCTCGCAAAAATAAGATATGTTTCTTTTACCCGCAATCCTTTGCAGGTATGCCTCCCAGAAGTCCAGCTCTTCCCTGTTGAATATGTCATCTATAGACAACATCGGGTGTTCATGTTCAACCTTTTTAAAACCGGGGAGCGCGGCGCCACTAACGCGCTGTGAGGGAGAGTCCGCAGTAATAAGGCCGGGGAATTTATCTTCCAAGTCTTTAAGTTCATGTTTTAAGGAATCCAGGGCTTCATCAGATATCTCCTGATTATCCTCCACATGATACAAGTACCGGTGATAGTTTATCACCTCCTTTAATTTGGCTATTCGTTTTTCCGCTTCGTCTTTTGTAATTTTACCTGCCATACTTAATTAAAATGAAAGTTCAAAAGCACGACTTGTATCAGAGAAAGACCCTATTGAGCGAAGGCACTTAAACTTTCCCGCCGGACACCACAAAATATTCCCATCTAAAACAGTTACATTATAGGAAGCGTTGTTTACAAAAGGAGTTACACCGGCGTCCGATGAGGTTACAACGCAATCGCTTGTGGTGGTGCAAGGGTTCAGTCCTCCTGTTTTACGAAGCTTGTAGAGACCCCTTTCAATTCCGGCATCCGCGGCATATATATCTATAACAGAGTTACCAATATCCCTTGCCGTTCTCAACTGTCCCAGTGTTAATGTTGTAAGACCCATACCTATTGCCATAATAACGCTAAGCATCATTAGCGACATGTAAAGCGCAACACCGTCTTCTTTTTTTATAATGTTTTTCATGTTTTAATTCTTTGCCGAACCTTTAGCTGTCCGTTATTCTTGTAGAAACCGTAGTTTGCATTATCAGCACCATGTTCTGTGGATCAGCGGATGTTTGGGGCACACCAATTGCTTCAATGGAAATGGTTGCTCTGGGATGAGCTCCGTCCCCCGATGATTCACCGTCAATAACTATATCAAAACGATCTATTTGAACCAAATCGCTTATTATTAAATCAATATAATTCCTAAGACCTGGCAAGGGGGTGGCGTCAGAAGTATACTGCAACACAGTTCCCTGTATTCTAAACTCAACACAGTCGCCGTCAGTATTTACAAATTTTATAGTACTTGAATCGGGTGTACCGAAAGTGTCTCCAACCGGAATACAAGCACTGTTATCTGAACGCACAGCGGTGCGCATCTGCCTGCTCATAAACTCCACAGCAAAGTTTACATTTTCCGCTATGGTTTCTTCAAAAATAATTATTCTTTGCGCCTCTGTGGCATTCAAAAAAGCGCCTATGGACAGGGTCGATACTGTAATAAAAATGCTCATAGCAACCAGCATCTCTACTATGGAGTAACCGGCGGAGCTTGTTTTTGTCTTGTTTTTTAGTTTATTGCCAATCATATAATCTGTCTTCAACAGTTATGGAGCCGCCACCGGCTCCGCCCCAACTCACAACTGACTCAATCTGTATTAAAGGAGGATCGGGATCTACGGCGGGGTCATCCTCGGGATTAACTAAATATGTTATAAATATCCTTCTTTCAAAAGGTGTGGTGTCGGCACCCGCACTGTTGTGTACATAAAAACCTGAAGGATTGAGATAAAGCTTGTAACCATCTCCGCAGGGAGGAGATATTAAACCAGTTCCGTTATACTCAATACAGTAAGCGTTTATGGACTCTCCGAGTCCGGCATTATACGGATTGCCGTTTATCCAGTTTGTATCCCTAATATTTCTTACGACCTCTATGCCCTCCTGCGCCAGATATGCCGCTGTTACCCTGTTTCTTGTCATGTGAAGCCCTTGCAAGCTGCTGATTACCAATCCCGATGCCGACGTAACGGCAACAAGCAAAACGGCTATTGCAATAATTGCCTCAAGTAATGTAAAGCCCTCGTTCTTGTTCTTTTTTATATACTTAAGCATTATGGAATTACCATACGGGTAGCACCCGCCTTGTTAACGTATATTTGTATAACATTGCCCTCCTGTGTATTTTCCACCTCTATCATTACCTCGTCCTCGCTAAGAAGCAAAGGGCGAATCACAGCCAGGGCATTGGGGGGAAGAAATGTTATGTCCAACTGATTTATTGAACTATCTCCCTCTAAGGCGCTTATCCGCATAAAAGGCTCCAGTTGAATTGTTCTGTACAACTCCGGAAATGCCACTCCAAGGTCTGGAGACTCCACACACGAAGGAGCGGTTCCGCTGTCATCAAAGGTATTATTCTGATTACAGTCAGCGAATACAGTTATAAAATTATCCCCTGTCTCAAAGTGAATACCGTATCCCCCCTGGCTTACCGTGCCGTCATGTCTTTTTCCGCTTAAAGTATTATTAGCAGCCTGATTTACGCTTTGCAAAACCACCTGGGCAGAACGGCGTAACGCAAAATTCCTCTCTCCTGAGCGCGAACGGTAAAACACAATACTGCTAAGAATTGTAATCACGCTCATAGAGACGATAAGTTCTATCATTGTAAACCCCCGCTGTGAAGATTTTTTATTTAAATTTAGCATTAGTAAAAGAGATTAATATACCAGGATGAAAGAGATTCACTCCAAAAGAGCGCCATAAGTGTGCCTGCTACCAAAAACGGACCAAAAGGCACCCTGCTCTTCATTGTGCTCCGACCTAATACCATAAGACCCATACCTATTATAGCACCCATAAGAAAGGCTATAAACATGGCAGTTAAAACGGCGGGGTAACCCAAAAACAATCCCATGAAAAAAGCTAGTTTTACGTCGCCAAAACCCATGGCGCGCCCTTTTGACAAAAAGTGCATAAGGGCGAATGGAAGAACGGAAAGAACAGCAAGCGCGAGCCCGTTAAATACACTGCCTAAATCCAAAATGCCAAATTCCAAATACCAAATCCCTAGACCGAAGGCCGGGATGGCGGCCGAAAGCCTAGCCATAAAATCTAAATGCCAAATTCCAAAAAGCTCCGCAAACAGGACAACAAAAATTAAGGGCACCAAAATCTTATCCGGAATAAGGTAGTGCTTTAAGTCGTAAACAAAAATTACCAGTAATCCTCCTACTATAAACCACAAAAAAACAATTTCCGCTAACATTTCGAAGGACAATCC
This window contains:
- a CDS encoding pilus assembly PilX N-terminal domain-containing protein gives rise to the protein MKNIIKKEDGVALYMSLMMLSVIMAIGMGLTTLTLGQLRTARDIGNSVIDIYAADAGIERGLYKLRKTGGLNPCTTTSDCVVTSSDAGVTPFVNNASYNVTVLDGNILWCPAGKFKCLRSIGSFSDTSRAFELSF
- a CDS encoding prepilin-type N-terminal cleavage/methylation domain-containing protein, encoding MLKYIKKNKNEGFTLLEAIIAIAVLLVAVTSASGLVISSLQGLHMTRNRVTAAYLAQEGIEVVRNIRDTNWINGNPYNAGLGESINAYCIEYNGTGLISPPCGDGYKLYLNPSGFYVHNSAGADTTPFERRIFITYLVNPEDDPAVDPDPPLIQIESVVSWGGAGGGSITVEDRLYDWQ
- a CDS encoding prepilin peptidase; protein product: MIFILFIAGLGLIVGSFLNALIYRLNTEESVLKGRSHCIDCSRVLTWYELVPVFSFIAQKGRCRGCGEKISIQYPLVEISTAMLFLQISNFKFQISNGLSFEMLAEIVFLWFIVGGLLVIFVYDLKHYLIPDKILVPLIFVVLFAELFGIWHLDFMARLSAAIPAFGLGIWYLEFGILDLGSVFNGLALAVLSVLPFALMHFLSKGRAMGFGDVKLAFFMGLFLGYPAVLTAMFIAFLMGAIIGMGLMVLGRSTMKSRVPFGPFLVAGTLMALFWSESLSSWYINLFY
- a CDS encoding type II secretion system protein, translated to MLNLNKKSSQRGFTMIELIVSMSVITILSSIVFYRSRSGERNFALRRSAQVVLQSVNQAANNTLSGKRHDGTVSQGGYGIHFETGDNFITVFADCNQNNTFDDSGTAPSCVESPDLGVAFPELYRTIQLEPFMRISALEGDSSINQLDITFLPPNALAVIRPLLLSEDEVMIEVENTQEGNVIQIYVNKAGATRMVIP